Proteins from one Elgaria multicarinata webbii isolate HBS135686 ecotype San Diego chromosome 3, rElgMul1.1.pri, whole genome shotgun sequence genomic window:
- the LOC134395698 gene encoding zinc finger protein 135-like, protein MEHRKSTGKRSEEGSEGAEEEPNETQGEFEEVAERSSISSQTMSDDEQSAWQTESEEEDEDAEAGPSDSRKQPKQIEGGKTVRRKPTQQRKQKKNLFLVGKYTRHPVNTIRPAHWRKKILFHMKMQGHSLKIDPQERSDAVQETVDKGEEPSTSEGGPREEEVEEVLSNQDRSRRKKGNYTKEKDKPISSQSGVHLEQEEQTGERHLDAHLRIHTEEKTSQSSETVKSDCLSKPNVKDPMLGTEGKSHTCLEDKSTLTQHERTHTGEKPFKCSSCEKCFRDRSALASHERIHTGEKPFKCSSCEKCYSDRSALAKHEKMHAGEKPFKCSNCEKCFSERSDLTKHERIHTGQKPFKCSNCEKCFTDKSALTKHERIHKREKTYKCNECGKSFTVSSDLKLHQQIHSGVKPFTCEVCEKKFNERAALIKHQKCHSREKPYQCNECGKCYANISSLTVHGRIHKGEKRYQCSVCSETFRYKYQLVTHQRTHTQEETHTQETS, encoded by the exons ATGGAGCACAGAAAGTCCACAGGCAAAAGATCAGAAGAAGGATCggaaggggcagaagaagaaccCAATGAAACTCAG GGAGAATTTGAAGAGGTGGCTGAGAGGTCTTCCATTTCAAGCCAGACTATGTCTGATGATGAGCAGAGTGCATGGCAGACAGAATCagaggaggaagatgaagatGCTGAGGCTGGACCATCAG ACAGCAGGAAACAACCAAAGCAAATTGAGGGGGGAAAGACTGTCAGAAGGAAACCCACCCAGCaaaggaagcagaagaagaaCCTGTTCCTTGTGGGGAAGTACACAAGGCATCCAGTGAACACCATCAGACCTGCACATTGGAGGAAGAAGATTTTATTCCACATGAAGATGCAGGGTCATTCTCTGAAGATTGATCCCCAAGAGAGATCAG ATGCTGTGCAGGAGACTGTTGACAAAGGAGAAGAACCTAGCACATCAGAAGGAGGACCAAGGGAGGAAGAGGTGGAAGAGGTTTTGAGCAATCAGGATAGATCCAGAAGGAAGAAGGGAAATTATACGAAAGAGAAGGACAAACCCATTTCATCTCAGAGTGGAGTCCACCTTGAGCAAGAAGAACAAACAGGAGAGAGACACCTTGATGCTCATTTGAGAATCCACACAGAGGAGAAAACCAGTCAAAGCTCAGAGACAGTGAAAAGTGACTGTCTGAGCAAACCAAATGTGAAGGATCCAATGCTCGGCACAGAGGGGAAAAGTCAcacatgtttgga ggATAAATCAACCCTTACTCAACATGaacgaactcacacaggagaaaaaccctttaaatgctcaagcTGTGAAAAATGCTTCAGGGATAGGTCAGCCCTTGCCagtcatgaaagaattcacacaggggagaaaccctttaaatgctcaagcTGTGAAAAATGCTACAGTGATAGATCAGCCCTCGCCAAACATGAAAAAATGCAcgcaggagagaaaccctttaaatgctcaaacTGTGAAAAATGCTTTAGTGAGAGATCAGACCTTAccaaacatgaaagaattcacacaggacagaaaccctttaaatgctccaACTGTGAAAAATGCTTCACTGATAAATCAGCCCTTAccaaacatgaaagaattcacaaaaGAGAGAAAACCTATAAGTGTaatgaatgtggaaagagcttcactgttAGCTCCGACCTCAAGTTACATCAACAAATTCACTCAGGAGTGAAACCATTTACATGTGAAGTATGTGAAAAGAAGTTCAACGAGAGAGCAGCCCTCATCAAACATCAAAAGTGCCATTCACGGGAGAAACCCTATCAATGCAACGAATGTGGAAAATGTTATGCTAACATCTCATCTCTTACTGTACATGGTAGaattcacaaaggagagaaacgtTATCAATGTTCTGTGTGCAGTGAAACATTCCGTTACAAGTATCAGCTTGTtacacatcaaagaactcatacacAGGAGGAGACTCATACACAGGAGACTTCCTAG
- the LOC134395699 gene encoding zinc finger protein ZFP2-like, whose amino-acid sequence MEHHQESTGPRSEETGELPHIPQGEVVEGAESSSVSSQTVPDVERRSWSPETKQKDEDAKAGPSDVVQETDNEGEQLSRSQGGVRDKEVKEDLSNQDRPRRKKGNLIKEKGKSISSRSGFRLEQEEQTGRRHQKHLDAHLRIHTAEKHNQSSESVKSGCLSKPTLKGPVLATGGESHTYVVQETDNKGEQLSRSQGGVRDKEVKEDLSNQDRPRRKKGNLTKEKAEEHSQSSESVKSGCLSKPTLKGPMLATGGESHTCLEHGMSSTQSSQLTKHEQQIDSGEELYICSECGKSFQHQDLIAHQRWHLRVKPFKCSLALAKHGRVHTGEDPYKCAECGKSFRCKSHLKEHQRIHTGEKPYKCAECGKSFRCKSHLKEHQRIHTGEKPYKCAECGKSFRCKSHLKEHQRIHTGEKPYTCKECGKSFSQKPSLTTHERIHTGEKPFHCLTCGKCFIDRSSFSQHKRIHTGEKPYKCSQCEKCYRNSSDLSKHKRIHTGEKPYKCSHCEKCYRNSSDLSKHKRIHTGEKPYKCLRCEKCFRNSSDVSKHKRIHTGEKPYKCNECGKNYTDSSKFKLHQQVHTGEKPHTCEECGKKFNRRASLTVHERIHDLHNNELHKLE is encoded by the exons ATGGAGCACCACCAAGAGTCCACAGGCCCAAGGTCAGAGGAGACAGGAGAACTACCCCATATCCCTCAG GGAGAAGTTGTAGAGGGGGCTGAGAGTTCTTCTGTGTCAAGCCAGACTGTGCCTGATGTTGAGCGGAGGTCATGGAGTCCAGAAACAAAGCAGAAAGATGAAGATGCTAAGGCTGGACCATCAG ATGTGGTGCAGGAGACTGACAACGAAGGCGAACAACTTAGCAGATCACAAGGTGGAGTGAGGGACAAAGAGGTGAAAGAGGACTTGAGCAATCAGGATAGACCCAGAAGGAAGAAGGGAAACCTTATAAAAGAGAAGGGCAAATCCATTTCATCTCGGAGCGGGTTCCGCCTTGAACAAGAAGAACAAACAGGAAGGAGACACCAAAAGCACCTTGATGCTCATTTGAGAATCCACACAGCGGAGAAACACAATCAAAGCTCAGAGTCTGTGAAAAGCGGCTGTCTGAGCAAACCAACTTTAAAAGGTCCCGTGCTCGCCACAGGCGGAGAAAGTCATACAT ATGTGGTGCAGGAGACTGACAACAAAGGAGAACAACTTAGCAGATCACAAGGTGGAGTGAGGGACAAAGAGGTGAAAGAGGACTTGAGCAATCAGGATAGACCCAGAAGGAAGAAGGGAAACCTTACAAAAGAGAAGG CGGAGGAACACAGTCAAAGCTCAGAGTCTGTGAAAAGCGGCTGTCTGAGCAAACCAACTTTAAAAGGTCCCATGCTCGCCACAGGCGGAGAAAGTCATACATGTTTGGAGCATGGAATGAGCTCCACACAGAGCTCACAACTTACAAAACATGAACAACAAATTGATTCTGGGGAGGAACTGTATATCTgttcagaatgtggaaagagcttccaacATCAAGATCTCATAGCCCATCAAAGATGGCATCTCAGGgtgaaaccctttaaatgctcattGGCCCTTGCCAAACATGGAAgagttcacacaggggaagatccttataaatgtgcagaatgtggaaagagcttcaggtgtAAATCTCATCTAAAGgaacatcaacgaattcacacaggggagaagccatataaatgtgcagaatgtggaaagagcttcaggtgtAAATCTCATCTAAAGgaacatcaacgaattcacacaggggagaaaccatataaatgtgcagaatgtggaaagagcttcaggtgtAAATCTCATCTAAAGgaacatcaacgaattcacacaggggagaaaccatatacatgtaaagaatgtggaaagagcttttctcagaaGCCATCCCTTACtacgcatgaaagaattcacacaggagaaaaaccctttCACTGCTTGACATGTGGGAAATGCTTCATTGATAGATCATCCTTTTCCCAACATAAAaggattcacacaggggagaaaccctataaatgttcaCAGTGTGAAAAATGCTACAGGAATAGCTCAGACCTTTCCAAACATAAAaggattcacacaggggagaaaccctataaatgttcaCACTGTGAAAAATGCTACAGGAATAGCTCAGACCTTTCCaaacataaaagaattcacacag gggagaaaccttataaatgTTTACGCTGTGAAAAATGCTTCAGGAATAGCTCAGATGTTTCCaaacataaaagaattcacacaggagagaaaccctataagtGTAATGAATGTGGAAAGAATTATACTGATAGCTCTAAGTTTAAGTTACATCAACaagttcacacaggggagaaaccacatacatgtgaagaatgtggaaagaagTTCAACCGGAGAGCATCACTTACTGTTCATGAAAGAATTCATGATCTCCATAATAATGAACTCCATAAACTGGAATGA